The Euphorbia lathyris chromosome 3, ddEupLath1.1, whole genome shotgun sequence genome contains a region encoding:
- the LOC136222730 gene encoding uncharacterized protein: MEMEAKTPEVAKKLWHIVRVVFFMLRKGISKSKIMEDFNLMFKRGNKLAGKAIAVEASPMVFPGFGKSPMVRQLRITDSPFPLKDDGDTQVDVAAEAFIKKFYKDLKSQKNTYAAFESPSPYHILGEEERGRGRGKIGVLWESHTKKSRYVRVL; encoded by the exons atggAGATGGAAGCAAAAACTCCAGAAGTAGCGAAAAAACTATGGCATATAGTGCGAGTAGTCTTCTTCATGCTAAGAAAAGGCATATCAAAGAGCAAAATAATGGAGGATTTCAATCTGATGTTCAAAAGAGGAAACAAACTCGCCGGAAAAGCGATCG CCGTGGAGGCATCACCGATGGTTTTCCCCGGGTTCGGAAAGAGTCCAATGGTGAGGCAGTTGCGAATAACCGACTCTCCTTTTCCTTTGAAAGACGACGGCGATACTCAGGTGGATGTGGCGGCGGAAGCTTTTATCAAGAAGTTTTATAAGGATTTGAAATCGCAGAAGAATACTTATGCTGCATTTGAGTCGCCCTCGCCGTACCATATTTTGGGTGAAGAggaaagaggaagaggaagaggaaagattggggtattatgggaaagtcacacaaaaaagtctagatatgtaagag ttttgtaa
- the LOC136223100 gene encoding probable plastidic glucose transporter 3: MRGRHVDVASKRVQSSDVINAYDREEGLVLLPNGTGKDIANPSWKHSLLHVLVATISSLLFGYHLGVVNETLESISLDLHFSGNTMAEGLVVSTCLGGAFVGSIFSGWIADGVGRRRAFQLCALPMIIGAIMSAMTKDLWGMLLGRLFVGTGMGIGPPVAALYVSEVSPAHVRGTFGSFTQIATCIGLMAALFVGIPAKETFGWWRICFWVSIIPAVALALLMAFCAESPHWLVKRGRGAEAEVEFEKLLGGSHVKSAMAELSTDRGDEVDKVKLSDLLYGRHFKVVFIGSVLFVFQQLSGINAVFYFSSTVFKSAGVPSDFANTCLGICNLFGSVIAMLLMDKLGRKLLLIGSFSGMMVSMGLQAIAASSFVPKAAVLYLSVGGMLMFVFTFALGAGPVPSLLLSEIFPSRIRAKAMAVCMAVHWVINFFVGLLFLRLLEQIGPLVLYTIFASFCFMGVVFVKKNVVETKGKTLQEIEIAFLPSE; this comes from the exons ATGAGAGGCCGTCATGTGGACGTTGCGAGCAAGCGTGTACAATCGAGTGACGTCATAAATGCCTACGATAGAGAAGAAGGTTTAG TGCTTTTGCCAAATGGAACAGGCAAAGATATTGCAAACCCGTCTTGGAAGCATTCTTTATTGCATGTGCTGGTGGCAACAATTTCCTCACTCTTGTTTGGTTATCATCTTGG TGTAGTTAATGAGACCCTAGAAAGTATTTCTTTAGATCTCCACTTTAGTGGGAATACCATGGCTGAAG GGCTAGTGGTAAGTACATGCCTAGGAGGTGCTTTTGTGGGATCTATATTCAGTGGTTGGATTGCAGATGGGGTTGGGCGGCGCAGGGCATTTCAGCTGTGTGCTTTGCCGATGATAATAGGGGCTATAATGAG TGCTATGACAAAGGATCTATGGGGCATGCTCTTAGGAAGATTGTTCGTTGGAACAGGAATGGGAATTGGCCCTCCGGTTGCAGCTCTCTACGTGTCAGAG GTTTCACCAGCTCATGTTAGGGGTACTTTTGGTAGCTTCACACAAATTGCTACATGTATTGGACTTATGGCAGCTCTGTTCGTAGGAATTCCTGCCAAAGAGACTTTTGGTTG GTGGCGTATTTGCTTTTGGGTGTCTATCATTCCTGCTGTAGCTCTTGCTTTACTCATGGCGTTTTGTGCTGAGAGTCCCCATTGGCTTGTAAAA AGGGGAAGAGGTGCAGAAGCTGAAGTAGAGTTTGAGAAGCTTTTGGGAGGATCACATGTCAAATCTGCAATGGCTGAATTGTCCACAGACAGAGGAGATGAAGTGGATAAAGTAAAGTTATCAGATTTGCTGTATGGTCGGCATTTCAAGG TGGTTTTCATTGGGTCGGTACTGTTTGTCTTTCAACAGCTCTCTGGCATAAATGCTGTGTTCTATTTCTCATCCACTGTCTTTAAAAGTGCCGGTGTTCCTTCAGACTTTGCAAATACGTGTCTTGGAATTTGTAACTTATTTG GTTCAGTTATTGCAATGCTTTTGATGGATAAACTGGGCAGAAAGTTGCTTCTTATCGGGAGTTTTTCTGGAATG ATGGTGTCAATGGGTCTTCAAGCTATTGCAGCTAGTTCATTTGTGCCAAAAGCTGCTGTATTGTATCTATCTGTGGGAGGCATGCTGAT GTTTGTCTTCACATTTGCTCTCGGTGCTGGTCCAGTTCCTAGTCTACTCCTGTCAGAAATATTTCCAAGTCGAATTAGGGCAAAGGCAATGGCAGTGTGCATGGCTGTGCACTGG GTTATAAATTTCTTTGTTGGTCTGCTGTTTCTACGTTTACTGGAGCAAATTGGGCCACTAGTCTTGTATACAATATTTGCTAGCTTTTGTTTTATGGGAGTGGTTTTTGTGAAGAAGAATGTGGTAGAAACTAAAGGAAAAACACTCCAAGAGATTGAGATTGCATTCCTTCCATCAGAATAA
- the LOC136223364 gene encoding cytochrome c-type biogenesis CcmH-like mitochondrial protein, with amino-acid sequence MESKDDEVKNNQVVEARARNISHNVRCTECGSQSIEDSQADIAILLRKLIRDEIRAGKSDKEVFKKLEDEYGETVLYAPKFDLQTAALWLSPLLVAGAAGGIRAYAKYRKRTNVHIMALDLVRGVPLTPKEKDTILDILTPPPPERPRPSFWRRMWNSQ; translated from the exons ATGGAAAGCAAAGACGATGAGGTGAAGAATAATCAGGTTGTGGAGGCTCGGGCAAGAAATATTAGTCATAATGTTCGGTGTACGGAGTGTGGGAGTCAGTCAATTGAAGATTCTCAAGCAGATATAGCTATTCTCCTCAGAAAG CTTATTCGTGATGAAATTCGGGCTGGTAAATCTGACAAAGAGGTCTTTAAAAAGCTTGAGGATGAATATGGGGAAACAGTACTTTATGCTCCAAAGTTCGACTTGCAAACTGCAGCCTTATGGTTATCACCG CTTCTAGTTGCAGGTGCAGCTGGTGGAATTCGGGCTTATGCGAAGTACAGGAAGAGGACTAATGTGCACATTATGGCTCTGGATCTTGTTAGAGGTGTTCCATTAACCCCAAAAGAGAAGGACACTATACTAGACATTCTCACACCTCCTCCTCCTGAAAGACCCAGACCTTCCTTTTGGAGGAGAATGTGGAACAGTCAATAA
- the LOC136223193 gene encoding receptor-like protein EIX2: protein MGITIDLQIILCFVLLLLTRTLEADSNVRCIKNERDALLKFKHSIADPSDKLKSWVGEDCCSWQGIICNNSNGHVTKLELRGTESRYSGVKECEDSCLGGQISHSLVNLTYLNYLDLSVNNFSEIGIPEFVGSFKVLEYLNFSQAKFVGNVPPYTGNVSRLKYLDLSYNSELIFDSLSFVSGFTSLEYLELSGLNLSMADDLLHSLNMLPSLMELHLSSCSLSLFPEFFRFNFTSLAVIDLSSNNFNSTISPLLFNITNVQHLDLSGNLLRGYLPSEVGNLEFLEVLRLQDNDLEGELPGTLMNGLCNLRELDLGKNSFSGEIRGIFDNSSDCVSASLKGLDLSNNNFRGVVPDSLGKFTSLEYLYLYRNSFEGRIPEAIGRLSKLRELSVYNNLFNGTIPASLGQLSELEILDFNNNKLEGIVSEAHFSKLDSLTRLSMYGNSLVFNIDSAWIAPFQLQSVYLSSCKLGPEFPQWLRGQTNNSLQLLDLYNTSISDGVPDWFQNISSNIQWLDMSHNQISKNLPKFGKPSTPVFGRLIHLNSNKFEGPFTSFPEDVEVLDISNNFLSGQIPQMIADMMPQLTFFSLSENNLSGDIPTSLCKLTELSYLDLSKNQLSGAIPECWQEMEFLNVLDLAYNELSGNIPVSLGSLHNLGSLHLERNNLEGNIPTSLGNLTNLLTLDLSENAFTGIFPSWINENLSSLAVLSLHSNLLKGEIPIELCGVASLRILNLANNMMAGTIPSCFGNFTSMIVEDPNFVDYWLSSFSFPVLFQMPGRYNAYQEHVLTYMKGRELEYNKTIQFLFSIDLSENRLFGNIPDEIVNLKLVQNLNLSGNQFTGNIISDIGNMKALESLDFSQNELSGSIPVSISSLNFLSYLNLSFNNLSGPIPHGNQLQTLDDKSIYIGNDGLCGFPLESCQKEVEILKPGEPGDKNDQDESEMHWFYYGSGVGFMTGFVVVCSSLYFKHSWRRAWFQFVDKIYNKLYVIVAVKMNQLYRKCRQT from the coding sequence ATGGGTATTACTATTGATCTTCAGATCATCCTGtgttttgttcttcttcttttgacTCGGACTCTGGAAGCTGATTCAAACGTAAGGTGTATCAAGAACGAGAGAGATGCACTTCTCAAGTTCAAACATAGCATTGCAGACCCTTCAGACAAATTGAAATCATGGGTGGGAGAAGACTGTTGTTCATGGCAGGGAATCATCTGCAACAACAGCAATGGACACGTCACGAAGCTCGAGCTTCGTGGTACCGAGAGCAGATATTCGGGAGTGAAGGAATGCGAAGATTCTTGCCTAGGAGGTCAGATAAGCCATTCTTTAGTTAATCTGACATACCTCAATTATTTAGACCTGAGTGTCAACAACTTCTCTGAGATTGGAATTCCTGaatttgttggttccttcaaaGTGTTGGAATATTTGAACTTCTCTCAAGCAAAATTCGTCGGAAATGTTCCTCCTTATACTGGAAATGTTTCGAGATTAAAGTATCTTGATCTCAGCTATAATTCAGAATTGATATTTGATAGCCTCAGCTTTGTTTCTGGTTTTACTTCTTTGGAATATTTGGAATTGTCTGGTTTGAATCTTTCTATGGCTGATGACTTGCTACATTCACTAAACATGCTTCCTTCATTAATGGAATTACACTTGTCCTCTTGTTCTCTTAGTCTTTTCCCCGAATTCTTTCGCTTTAATTTCACATCTCTTGCTGTTATTGATCTCAGCTCCAATAACTTCAATTCCACAATCTCACCCTTGTTGTTTAACATTACCAATGTTCAACATCTTGATCTAAGTGGAAATCTGCTGCGAGGTTACCTACCGAGCGAGGTAGGTAATCTAGAATTTCTCGAAGTTCTTCGGCTGCAAGACAATGATTTAGAAGGTGAATTACCAGGGACATTGATGAATGGTTTATGCAATCTGCGTGAGCTTGATTTAGGGAAGAACTCTTTCAGTGGTGAGATTCGGGGGATTTTCGACAACTCATCTGATTGTGTTTCTGCTAGTTTAAAGGGTTTGgatctttctaacaataatTTCAGAGGTGTTGTTCCTGATAGCTTGGGGAAGTTTACTAGTTTAGAATATCTTTATCTATACCGAAACTCGTTTGAGGGGAGAATTCCTGAAGCAATCGGGAGATTATCAAAGCTGAGGGAATTATCCGTTTATAACAATCTCTTCAATGGCACTATTCCTGCAAGTCTCGGGCAGCTTTCTGAGTTAGAAATATTAGATTTCAATAACAACAAATTGGAGGGTATAGTATCTGAAGCTCATTTTTCGAAACTTGATAGCTTGACTAGATTGTCTATGTACGGAAATTCGTTAGTTTTCAACATTGATTCTGCATGGATAGCTCCTTTTCAGCTTCAGTCAGTTTATTTATCTTCCTGCAAATTAGGCCCCGAATTCCCGCAATGGCTTAGAGGACAAACAAACAATTCATTGCAACTCCTTGACTTGTATAATACGAGCATATCAGATGGCGTTCCGGATTGGTTTCAAAACATTTCATCAAATATCCAGTGGTTAGATATGTCTCATAATCAGATCAGCAAGAACTTGCCGAAGTTTGGAAAACCATCTACTCCTGTTTTTGGAAGACTCATACACTTGAATTCCAACAAGTTTGAGGGTCCGTTTACTTCTTTTCCGGAGGATGTGGAAGTGCTGGATATCTCAAACAACTTCCTTTCAGGACAAATACCTCAAATGATTGCTGATATGATGCCACAACTGACGTTTTTCTCTCTTTCCGAAAACAATTTGAGTGGTGATATTCCGACTTCTCTATGTAAGTTGACGGAATTAAGTTATCTCGATCTGTCAAAGAATCAACTCTCTGGAGCAATCCCTGAATGCTGGCAAGAAATGGAGTTCTTGAATGTGCTTGATCTGGCTTATAACGAATTAAGTGGCAACATTCCGGTTTCGTTAGGCTCATTACACAACCTTGGCTCATTACATTTAGAGAGGAACAATTTGGAAGGAAATATTCCTACATCATTGGGGAATCTTACCAACTTATTGACTCTCGATCTCAGCGAGAATGCATTTACCGGTATCTTTCCTTCTTGGATTAATGAGAACCTATCTTCACTTGCTGTTCTTAGTCTCCATTCCAACTTGTTGAAAGGCGAGATTCCAATAGAACTTTGCGGTGTTGCTTCTCTTCGTATACTGAACTTAGCAAACAATATGATGGCCGGGACTATTCCTAGTTGTTTTGGGAATTTCACTTCAATGATTGTTGAAGACCCgaattttgttgattattggtTGTCCAGTTTTTCTTTCCCAGTTCTTTTTCAAATGCCTGGCCGATACAACGCATATCAAGAACATGTCTTGACATATATGAAAGGAAGAGAACTTGAATATAACAAAACCATTCAGTTTCTCTTTTCCATTGATCTTTCAGAAAATCGTTTGTTCGGAAATATTCCTGATGAAATAGTAAATCTCAAGCTTGTGCAAAACCTGAATTTATCCGGAAACCAGTTCACAGGCAATATTATTTCAGATATTGGAAACATGAAGGCATTAGAATCCCTtgatttttctcaaaatgaacTTTCAGGGTCTATTCCTGTAAGTATTTCGAGTTTGAACTTCTTGAGTTACCTGAACTTATCGTTCAACAATTTATCCGGCCCCATTCCACATGGAAACCAACTCCAAACGTTGGATGACAAATCCATTTATATCGGCAATGATGGTCTTTGCGGATTTCCATTAGAAAGTTGCCAGAAAGAGGTGGAGATACTTAAACCTGGCGAACCTGGGGACAAAAATGACCAAGATGAGTCTGAAATGCATTGGTTTTACTATGGCTCGGGTGTCGGTTTTATGACAGGATTTGTGGTAGTCTGTAGCTCATTGTATTTCAAGCATTCGTGGAGGCGCGCATGGTTTCAATTTGTTGACAAGATCTACAACAAGCTATATGTAATTGTTGCAGTAAAGATGAATCAGCTATACAGAAAGTGCAGACAAAcataa